GAAGTGGATCAGGTCCGGCTCGCCGTCGAAGAAGTGCCAGAAGCTTTGGGCGAAGGGCTGGAAGTCGGCGTGGGCCATGAAGGCGAGGTGCGCGTCCAGGCTGTCCCACTGCACGGCCAGCACGTAGTCGCGTTCGGTTTCCAACTGGCGGCCCAACTTGTGCGCCTGATAGCCAGGCTTGCCGCGCAGATAGCGGCCGGAAGCCTCGGCCCAGGCGGTTTCGAAGGCTTGCAGTTGGCCCGGTTTGACGCGCAGGCGGACGATTTCGACGATCATTTCATTGTCTCCATTGACGATGGGGGGCGAATAGCGGCGGCAAAAGCTCAGAAGCCGGACAGTACGATCTTGCCCTTGGCGGTATTGCTCTCCAGCAGCGCGTGGGCGC
The Chromobacterium sp. IIBBL 290-4 DNA segment above includes these coding regions:
- a CDS encoding antibiotic biosynthesis monooxygenase, with the translated sequence MIVEIVRLRVKPGQLQAFETAWAEASGRYLRGKPGYQAHKLGRQLETERDYVLAVQWDSLDAHLAFMAHADFQPFAQSFWHFFDGEPDLIHFQPNPAL